In Herbaspirillum sp. WKF16, one genomic interval encodes:
- the treZ gene encoding malto-oligosyltrehalose trehalohydrolase encodes MSAQFSWPLPFGAQVTAPGRVRFRVWAPGAKTVAVEIDGRGRVPMSAEVGSDGEDEGWFSLDTECDPGSRYRYVFMSQVDGELVAPDPASRGQAGDVFDPSVVVDAAAYQWQYPNWAGRPWHEAVLYELHPGAMGGFAGICQRLPELAELGITAVELMPVGEFPGAHNWGYDGVLPFAPDAAYGTPEQLKALVDTAHGLGMMVFLDVVYNHFGPDGNYLNSYAPAFFRHDMNTLWGATIDFRRPEVDDFFTQNALYWLQEFRFDGLRLDAVHAICVPQWLEKLGRRIRREIGGQRHVHLVLEHDGNAAHLLGFAAGDDADEGATQLYDAQWNDDAHHALHVLLTGETGGYYAAYAEGAAEHLARCLKEGFAYQGEVSPYSGESRGEPSAGLPPTAFVNFLQNHDQIGNRAFGERLTTLAHPQALRAAQALLLLAPQVPMLFMGEEFGAEQPFLYFTSHRNEELARAVREGRRREFARFPQFADETLLDRLPDPNSFSTFMASIPEPGPAPAAAAQMGRVAHLLRLRAQHVTPFLRGARAIEARAIGPKAVHARWMLSNRTVLNITVNLAEEGLTGSLEQLAETAGLAGADVLFDSGGALQGVAGGGFPGHSILAIREPAAPMGSL; translated from the coding sequence ATGAGCGCCCAATTTTCCTGGCCGCTGCCGTTCGGCGCGCAGGTGACCGCGCCCGGTAGGGTGCGCTTCCGTGTCTGGGCGCCGGGCGCCAAGACCGTCGCGGTGGAGATCGACGGTCGCGGCCGCGTGCCAATGTCGGCCGAGGTGGGCAGCGACGGCGAGGACGAAGGCTGGTTCTCGCTGGATACCGAGTGCGATCCCGGCAGCCGTTATCGCTACGTCTTCATGTCGCAGGTCGATGGCGAGCTGGTGGCGCCCGACCCGGCCTCGCGCGGCCAGGCCGGCGACGTCTTCGATCCCAGCGTGGTGGTCGATGCCGCCGCCTATCAATGGCAATACCCCAACTGGGCCGGACGGCCATGGCATGAAGCGGTGCTCTACGAGCTGCATCCCGGCGCCATGGGCGGCTTTGCCGGCATCTGCCAGCGCCTGCCGGAGCTGGCCGAGCTGGGCATCACCGCGGTCGAGCTGATGCCGGTGGGCGAGTTTCCCGGCGCCCACAACTGGGGCTACGACGGGGTGCTGCCGTTCGCGCCTGACGCCGCCTATGGCACGCCGGAGCAACTGAAGGCGCTGGTCGATACCGCCCACGGCCTGGGCATGATGGTGTTCCTGGACGTGGTATACAACCACTTCGGCCCCGACGGCAACTATCTCAACAGCTACGCCCCGGCCTTCTTCCGGCACGACATGAATACGCTATGGGGCGCCACCATCGATTTCCGCCGCCCCGAGGTGGACGATTTCTTTACCCAGAACGCCTTGTACTGGCTGCAGGAATTCCGCTTCGACGGCCTGCGCCTGGACGCGGTGCACGCCATCTGCGTGCCGCAGTGGCTGGAAAAGCTGGGGCGCCGCATCCGTCGCGAGATCGGCGGCCAGCGCCACGTGCACCTGGTGCTGGAACATGACGGCAACGCCGCGCACCTGCTCGGCTTCGCCGCCGGCGACGATGCGGATGAAGGCGCCACGCAGCTCTACGACGCGCAGTGGAACGACGACGCCCACCACGCGCTGCATGTGCTGCTGACCGGCGAGACCGGCGGCTACTACGCCGCCTATGCCGAGGGCGCGGCCGAGCACCTGGCGCGCTGCCTGAAGGAGGGCTTCGCCTACCAGGGCGAGGTCTCGCCGTATTCGGGCGAGTCGCGCGGCGAACCCAGCGCCGGCTTGCCGCCGACGGCCTTCGTCAACTTCCTGCAGAACCACGACCAGATCGGCAACCGCGCCTTCGGCGAGCGCCTGACGACGCTGGCGCATCCGCAGGCGCTGCGGGCGGCGCAGGCATTGCTGCTGCTGGCGCCGCAAGTCCCGATGCTGTTCATGGGCGAGGAGTTCGGCGCCGAGCAGCCCTTCCTGTATTTCACCAGCCACCGCAACGAGGAGCTGGCGCGCGCGGTGCGCGAAGGGCGGCGCCGCGAGTTCGCACGCTTCCCGCAGTTCGCCGACGAAACCTTGCTGGATCGCTTGCCCGACCCCAACAGTTTTTCCACCTTCATGGCGTCGATCCCGGAACCGGGGCCGGCGCCGGCTGCGGCCGCGCAGATGGGGCGCGTCGCCCACTTGCTGCGCCTGCGCGCCCAGCACGTGACGCCGTTCCTGCGCGGCGCGCGCGCCATCGAGGCGCGCGCCATCGGGCCCAAGGCGGTCCATGCGCGCTGGATGCTCTCAAACCGCACGGTGCTCAACATCACCGTCAACCTGGCCGAAGAAGGCCTCACCGGATCGCTGGAGCAATTGGCCGAGACCGCCGGCCTGGCCGGCGCCGACGTGCTGTTCGACAGCGGCGGCGCGTTGCAAGGCGTGGCCGGGGGAGGTTTCCCGGGCCATTCGATCCTGGCCATCCGCGAGCCGGCCGCACCGATGGGGAGTTTGTGA
- the glgX gene encoding glycogen debranching protein GlgX, giving the protein MSVAFPDRLLPGQPYPLGASSDGLGVNFAVFSAHATRIDLCLFDPSGKRELKRIPLPECTDEVWHGYLPGASPGLVYGYRAHGPYEPNKGHRFNPHKLLLDPYAKRLVGQVRWTDALYGYRLHSPRADLSFDRRDSAAAMPKAMVAEDAFVWEHDRLPQVPWNKTVIYEAHVRGISRMREDLLPHERGTFAALADPAFIDHLLRLGVTTLELMPIHSFLQDSFLVERGLSNYWGYSTLGYFAPEPSYMSTGDPNELRMAVRRLHSAGIEVILDVVYNHTSCGSELGPTLSFRGLDNASYFRLLPGQERYHINDTGCGNTLNLSHPRVLQMVMDSLRYWAQSFHIDGFRFDLGSTLGREPGGFDPGSGFFDALLQDPVLSRLKLISEPWDIGPGGYQLGNHPARFAEWNDKFRDDIRKFWKGDEAMRGGFAQRMLGSAELFEHNRRKPWASVNFIASHDGFTLRDLVSYNGKHNEANGENGNDGHNDNASYNWGAEGDTEDAAILAARGCAQRSMLASTLLAQGTPMLLAGDEFHRSQGGNNNAYCQDNPISWIDWERARSPEGAALTAFVGRLTAIRRDFEVLRASYFLHGREKVAEGLQDVAWFDEAARPVSEEDWRNPVARAITLQLAGKRQEPHKQLSSRISDAANTETASELAEAVPDVLLIFVNAGHEAIEFSFPYVKGNYFLLLDTACETGMPEDGGDVNVAGSAQVTVAAHSLQVYANRPLHLSSSIYPLAANEWIARNEWGERA; this is encoded by the coding sequence ATGAGCGTCGCCTTTCCCGATCGCCTGCTGCCGGGGCAGCCTTATCCGCTGGGCGCAAGCTCCGATGGCCTGGGCGTGAATTTCGCCGTGTTCTCGGCGCACGCCACCCGTATCGACCTGTGCCTGTTCGATCCTTCCGGCAAGCGCGAGTTGAAGCGCATCCCGCTGCCCGAATGCACCGACGAGGTATGGCACGGCTACCTGCCGGGCGCCTCGCCCGGCCTGGTGTACGGCTATCGCGCCCATGGTCCCTACGAGCCCAACAAGGGGCATCGCTTCAATCCGCACAAGCTGCTGCTGGATCCGTATGCCAAGCGGCTGGTGGGGCAGGTGCGCTGGACCGATGCGCTGTACGGCTACCGCCTGCATTCGCCGCGCGCCGATCTCTCGTTCGACCGCCGCGACAGCGCCGCCGCCATGCCCAAGGCGATGGTCGCCGAGGACGCCTTCGTCTGGGAGCACGACCGCCTGCCGCAGGTGCCGTGGAACAAGACGGTGATCTACGAGGCCCACGTGCGCGGCATCTCGCGCATGCGCGAGGACCTGCTGCCGCATGAGCGCGGCACCTTCGCCGCGCTGGCCGACCCGGCCTTCATCGACCACCTGCTGCGGCTGGGCGTGACCACGCTGGAGCTGATGCCGATCCATTCCTTCCTGCAGGACAGCTTCCTGGTCGAGCGGGGGCTGTCCAACTACTGGGGCTACAGCACGCTGGGCTACTTCGCGCCCGAGCCGTCCTACATGTCCACCGGCGACCCCAACGAGCTGCGCATGGCGGTGCGCCGGCTGCACAGCGCCGGCATCGAGGTCATCCTCGACGTGGTCTACAACCACACCAGCTGCGGCAGCGAGCTGGGGCCGACGCTGTCGTTCCGCGGGCTGGACAACGCCAGCTACTTCCGCCTCCTGCCCGGGCAGGAGCGCTATCACATCAACGACACCGGTTGCGGCAACACGCTCAACCTGTCGCATCCGCGCGTGCTGCAGATGGTGATGGACTCGCTGCGCTACTGGGCGCAGTCCTTCCACATCGATGGCTTCCGTTTCGACCTCGGCTCCACGCTGGGGCGCGAACCGGGCGGCTTCGATCCCGGCTCGGGCTTCTTCGACGCGTTGCTGCAGGATCCGGTGCTGTCGCGCCTGAAGCTGATCTCCGAGCCCTGGGACATCGGCCCCGGCGGCTACCAGCTGGGCAACCACCCGGCGCGCTTCGCCGAGTGGAACGACAAGTTCCGCGACGACATCCGCAAGTTCTGGAAGGGCGATGAGGCCATGCGCGGCGGCTTTGCCCAGCGCATGCTGGGCTCGGCCGAGTTGTTCGAGCACAATCGCCGCAAGCCCTGGGCCTCGGTCAACTTCATCGCCTCGCACGACGGCTTCACGCTGCGCGACCTGGTCAGCTACAACGGCAAGCACAACGAAGCCAATGGCGAGAACGGCAACGACGGCCACAACGACAACGCCAGCTACAACTGGGGCGCCGAGGGCGATACCGAGGACGCCGCCATCCTGGCCGCGCGCGGCTGCGCCCAGCGCTCGATGCTGGCCTCGACCCTGCTGGCGCAGGGCACGCCGATGCTGCTGGCCGGCGACGAATTCCACCGCAGCCAGGGCGGCAACAACAATGCCTATTGCCAGGACAACCCGATCTCCTGGATCGACTGGGAGCGCGCGCGCTCGCCCGAGGGCGCCGCGCTGACCGCCTTCGTCGGCCGCCTGACAGCGATCCGGCGCGACTTCGAGGTGCTGCGCGCAAGCTACTTCCTGCACGGCAGGGAGAAGGTAGCCGAGGGCCTGCAGGACGTGGCCTGGTTCGATGAGGCGGCGCGCCCGGTGTCGGAAGAGGACTGGCGCAACCCGGTGGCGCGCGCCATCACGCTGCAGCTGGCCGGCAAGCGCCAGGAGCCGCACAAGCAGCTGAGCTCGCGCATCAGCGACGCCGCCAATACCGAGACCGCAAGCGAACTGGCCGAGGCGGTGCCGGACGTTCTGCTGATCTTCGTCAATGCCGGCCATGAAGCCATCGAGTTCAGTTTCCCGTACGTCAAGGGCAACTACTTCCTGCTGCTCGACACCGCCTGTGAAACCGGCATGCCGGAGGACGGCGGCGACGTCAACGTGGCCGGCAGCGCGCAGGTGACGGTGGCCGCGCACAGCCTGCAGGTGTACGCCAACCGTCCCTTGCACCTGTCGTCGTCGATCTATCCGCTGGCGGCCAATGAATGGATCGCCCGCAATGAATGGGGAGAACGCGCATGA